Genomic DNA from Salinibacter pepae:
GCTGGGAGTCGGGGGCATATCTGCTGCGCCCCTCTCCCTCACCGTAGACCGGCCTGTCGTCGTCGCCATCCGCGAGCACCACTCCGGCACGATTCTCTTCCCCGGCACCGTCATGGATCCGACCGCCGGGGAAACGAGGACCTTCGTGGTCCCCGCGCTCCCCAGCACTACTCTTCGAGAAGCGGGGCGAAGGCCTCGTGGACCGCCTCGGGTGGCGAGGTGGGACGCCGCGCCTCCGCGTCCGTGAAGCAGAGCGTGGTGTGCCCGGTGACAAGCGCGTCGTCGTCTCCCTCCCGATACACCGTGTAGTCGATGGGGACTCGGACCGTGGGCATCTGTTTGAAGTGCGCGTCCACGACGAGCGGGTCGTCGTAGTGGGCCGGGCCGTGGTAGTCGACCTCCACGTGCACGACCGGCATGATGATGCCGTTCGCCTCAAGGTCTCGGTAGCGGACCCCGGCGTGGCGCAGGGCTTCCGTCCGGGCCACTTCGAAGTAATCGAGGTAGTGCGTGTGGTAGACCACGCCCATCGGGTCACATTCCCGGTACCGGACGCGGTGGGCATGCGAG
This window encodes:
- a CDS encoding serpin family protein yields the protein MNHKTVLQVDGEGTEASAATSLGVGGISAAPLSLTVDRPVVVAIREHHSGTILFPGTVMDPTAGETRTFVVPALPSTTLREAGRRPRGPPRVARWDAAPPRP
- a CDS encoding acyl-CoA thioesterase, with protein sequence MAYTYSHAHRVRYRECDPMGVVYHTHYLDYFEVARTEALRHAGVRYRDLEANGIIMPVVHVEVDYHGPAHYDDPLVVDAHFKQMPTVRVPIDYTVYREGDDDALVTGHTTLCFTDAEARRPTSPPEAVHEAFAPLLEE